Genomic DNA from Amycolatopsis alba DSM 44262:
CCTCGCGACCCTTTGGCCCAGCGCGGTCTGGTGGGACGGCGGTGTTGCGAAAGCCACTTTCGCAACCTTCAACGTTGCGAAAGTGGCTTTCGCAACCTTCGAAGCCGGCTTACCCCTCGAACAGAACCGTCCGGCCACTCACGGGGAAAGTCAGGCGGAAGCGGCCTTCACGGCAGCCTCGATCTCGCCGAACGACGGGTTCACCATCGCCGTCGAGCCCACGAACACCGTCGGCACGACCTCGTTCCCGTCCGCCACCGAACGCACACGCGCGGCGGCGTCCGGGTCCTCCCAGATGTTGACCCGCTTCACCTTGAAGCCGCTCTTCTCCAGCGGCCGCTCCAGCGCGGCGCAGAACCCGCATCCGGGGCGCCAGTAGAACTCGACCTCGACGTCACTCATTCGCCGTCCTCCGACCTCAGGTAGTCCAACTGTGCCCGCACGCTCCACTCGGCGGGCGCCCACAAAGCCTTGTCGACGTCGGCGTAGACGACCTCGACCACCTGGCGCGGGGTGGCATCCGCGCCGAGTGTCTCCAATGCCGAACGCACCTGGCCCAGCCGTTCTTCCCGGTGCGCCAGGTACTCGCGCGCGGTCGCGGCCAGGTCCGGCAGTTCGGGGCCGTGCCCCGGCAGGCCGGTGGTGCCCTCGGGCAGTTCGATGAGCTTGCGCAGCGAGCGCAGGTAATCGCCGAGGTCGTGCAGCACGGTGGTGCCGCGGCCGAGGATGGTGTCACCGGTCAGGATCTGCCCGTCGGACACCAGGCAGATCGAGTCGCCGGTGTGTCCCGGCGTGTGCAGCACCGAGAGCCGCACGCCGCCCGCCTCGATCACGTCACCGTCCACAAGGGACTTCCCGCCGATGCAGAGCGACTCGTCGAAGGCCCGCA
This window encodes:
- a CDS encoding glutaredoxin family protein, encoding MSDVEVEFYWRPGCGFCAALERPLEKSGFKVKRVNIWEDPDAAARVRSVADGNEVVPTVFVGSTAMVNPSFGEIEAAVKAASA
- a CDS encoding MBL fold metallo-hydrolase — encoded protein: MSAPAYGVLRQVTPTASVLLEHNPSSMTLEGTNSWVLRGPGASGSVVVDPGHEDVEHLTLLAETGAVELIVLTHHHPDHAEGAPWFAERVGAPVRAFDESLCIGGKSLVDGDVIEAGGVRLSVLHTPGHTGDSICLVSDGQILTGDTILGRGTTVLHDLGDYLRSLRKLIELPEGTTGLPGHGPELPDLAATAREYLAHREERLGQVRSALETLGADATPRQVVEVVYADVDKALWAPAEWSVRAQLDYLRSEDGE